One Spirochaetota bacterium genomic region harbors:
- the fucI gene encoding L-fucose isomerase (catalyzes the conversion of the aldose L-fucose into the corresponding ketose L-fuculose), with translation MRIHAPGNGQNGRLPKIGIRPVIDGRRNGVRESLEEPIMAMALSAAELITGALRHACGLPVGCVVPDFTTGGAAEAARCFELFRKEGVGAVIDVTRCWCYAAEIIDLDP, from the coding sequence GGGAAACGGGCAAAACGGCCGACTGCCGAAGATCGGCATACGCCCGGTGATCGACGGGCGCCGAAACGGCGTCCGGGAATCGCTTGAGGAGCCGATCATGGCCATGGCGCTTTCCGCGGCCGAACTCATAACCGGCGCCCTCAGGCATGCGTGCGGCCTCCCGGTTGGGTGCGTGGTGCCCGATTTCACGACGGGCGGCGCGGCGGAGGCCGCGCGCTGTTTTGAGCTGTTCCGTAAGGAGGGCGTCGGCGCGGTGATCGATGTAACACGCTGCTGGTGCTACGCGGCCGAGATCATCGATCTGGACCCG